The proteins below are encoded in one region of Buttiauxella gaviniae:
- a CDS encoding phage integrase: MAVSKLSNGKWQAQVFPNGRDGRRIRRQFATKGEAMAFERHIKDQAQDKPWLGEKADKRRVTDLVETWFNAHGVTLSDGLKRKGAMEFACFAMGNPLATEFNAKLFATYREQRLSGKITRSDRVKAVTPRTVNLELAYFRAMFNELKRLDDWSAPNPLENVREFKIDEAELAWLTVEEVKQLLEECEKSKAVDLVTIVKICLATGARWGEAESLTGKQISPGKITYIKTKGKKNRAVPISDELYDILPKVRTSKPIFTRCYSAFRGAIKRAGIELPDGQLSHVLRHTFASHFMMKGGNILVLQRILGHTDIKVTMRYSHLAPEHLFEAVSLNPLSDLKKLESLDEEAKIHV; encoded by the coding sequence ATGGCAGTAAGCAAATTAAGCAATGGAAAGTGGCAGGCTCAGGTCTTCCCCAACGGTAGAGATGGGCGGCGTATTCGTCGCCAATTCGCCACCAAAGGGGAAGCTATGGCCTTTGAACGCCACATTAAGGATCAAGCACAGGATAAGCCTTGGTTAGGAGAGAAAGCAGATAAGCGACGGGTTACAGACCTTGTTGAAACTTGGTTCAATGCTCATGGAGTTACACTCTCTGATGGCCTCAAGCGTAAGGGGGCGATGGAGTTTGCCTGTTTCGCCATGGGCAACCCTCTTGCAACTGAATTTAACGCCAAGCTTTTTGCAACCTACCGTGAACAACGTTTAAGCGGGAAAATTACACGTTCTGATCGGGTAAAAGCAGTGACACCCCGCACCGTTAATCTTGAGCTGGCGTATTTCCGTGCCATGTTCAACGAACTGAAAAGGCTGGATGACTGGAGTGCGCCCAATCCGCTTGAAAACGTCCGGGAATTTAAAATTGATGAGGCAGAGCTGGCCTGGCTAACAGTCGAAGAAGTCAAGCAACTGCTGGAAGAGTGTGAGAAAAGTAAAGCGGTAGATTTAGTAACCATCGTCAAAATATGCCTTGCAACCGGCGCACGATGGGGCGAGGCGGAGTCACTTACAGGTAAGCAAATCAGCCCCGGCAAAATCACTTATATTAAAACCAAGGGCAAGAAAAACCGCGCTGTTCCAATCAGCGATGAACTTTACGATATTCTCCCAAAAGTAAGAACGTCAAAACCGATTTTTACTAGATGCTATTCTGCATTTCGAGGAGCCATTAAACGTGCGGGGATTGAACTACCTGATGGGCAGCTATCACATGTACTAAGACATACTTTTGCAAGCCATTTTATGATGAAAGGGGGTAATATTCTTGTACTTCAGCGAATTTTAGGGCATACAGATATAAAAGTTACTATGCGCTATTCACATTTAGCTCCAGAACATTTGTTCGAGGCTGTTTCGCTAAACCCATTATCTGATTTAAAAAAATTAGAATCTTTAGATGAGGAGGCTAAAATACATGTCTAA
- a CDS encoding NAD-dependent DNA ligase translates to MTQFSAFNYTQNRDKAIANLINVIEGMTCDGNLSEKEMIFLDTWLMESDVLSQNYFVNCIREKISEILSDGVVEKAELDELKDLLHEMQRGLMDTPNIDLYSADSDKHLLEGLCKGLASDYHLSDEEIRYLNWFLSTNAALKSNYPGKHLYELVQSILSDGVITDEERTKLLQEITAFTGSNISEGIVDGYSTTSPVDLIDEFNSTNSKVCLTGKFLCGSRRQCESDLLKLGCQIVDRVTQDLDYLIIGALSSKDWKFQSFGRKIEQAIDYRDNKGVPLKILSEEHWQTLMRDNNSISQ, encoded by the coding sequence ATGACTCAATTTAGCGCTTTCAACTACACACAAAATAGAGATAAAGCCATTGCTAACTTAATCAACGTGATTGAGGGAATGACCTGTGATGGAAATTTAAGCGAAAAAGAAATGATATTCCTAGATACATGGCTCATGGAATCAGACGTTCTTTCTCAAAACTATTTCGTAAATTGCATTAGAGAAAAGATCAGTGAAATTCTTTCTGATGGTGTGGTTGAAAAGGCTGAACTGGATGAGCTGAAAGACCTGCTCCATGAAATGCAGCGCGGATTGATGGACACTCCTAACATAGACCTTTACTCCGCAGATTCTGACAAGCACTTGTTAGAAGGTCTCTGTAAGGGGCTTGCTTCCGACTATCATTTAAGCGATGAAGAAATCCGCTATTTAAATTGGTTCTTATCGACAAATGCAGCTTTAAAAAGCAACTATCCCGGTAAACATCTTTACGAACTGGTTCAATCAATCCTGAGTGATGGAGTGATAACAGACGAAGAACGCACCAAATTATTACAAGAAATTACTGCTTTCACTGGCTCAAATATTTCTGAGGGTATTGTAGATGGGTATTCCACAACATCGCCTGTTGACCTAATTGATGAGTTTAACTCTACAAATAGTAAAGTCTGTCTCACTGGTAAGTTTCTATGTGGCTCCCGTAGACAATGTGAAAGTGACCTTTTAAAGCTTGGCTGCCAAATTGTTGATCGTGTTACTCAAGATTTGGACTATCTAATTATTGGCGCCCTCAGCTCTAAGGATTGGAAATTTCAAAGCTTCGGAAGGAAGATAGAGCAGGCAATTGATTATCGTGACAATAAAGGAGTTCCGCTCAAGATCCTCAGTGAAGAACACTGGCAAACCTTAATGCGTGATAATAATTCTATATCTCAATAG
- a CDS encoding phage repressor protein CI, with the protein MSNTKETPQAISKYNFPSQSGGKEAITRILKAYGFSTRQALCDHLGVSQSTMANRWMRDTFPHDWLIACHLDTGASMLWLTTGQGSPMTKADSDSGLPLQLKEISNGILSSTEQVRYDSRLIPQDASSPFIVKFENSFYLVDEFRGEINDGVWLIEIDGFMSIRQVYRLPGGRLRVENGPASFECTPSDIKTNGRVISKITFTE; encoded by the coding sequence ATGTCAAACACAAAAGAGACCCCGCAAGCGATCTCAAAATACAACTTTCCATCACAAAGTGGTGGAAAGGAGGCGATAACCCGCATCCTTAAAGCCTATGGATTCAGTACCAGACAGGCATTGTGCGATCACCTCGGGGTATCTCAGAGCACAATGGCAAACCGCTGGATGCGTGATACTTTTCCTCATGATTGGCTAATTGCATGCCATCTTGATACGGGTGCATCTATGCTTTGGCTTACCACCGGGCAAGGCTCCCCCATGACAAAAGCGGACAGTGATAGCGGATTGCCTTTGCAATTAAAAGAAATCTCAAATGGGATTCTCTCCTCTACTGAGCAAGTTCGTTACGATTCTCGCCTCATCCCTCAAGACGCATCGTCACCATTCATTGTGAAGTTTGAAAATTCCTTCTATCTAGTGGACGAGTTCAGGGGAGAAATCAACGATGGAGTCTGGTTGATTGAAATCGATGGCTTTATGAGTATCAGACAAGTTTATCGTCTTCCTGGCGGACGCTTACGCGTTGAGAACGGCCCCGCATCCTTTGAATGCACACCATCGGATATTAAGACCAACGGCAGAGTGATTAGCAAAATAACGTTTACTGAATAA
- a CDS encoding phage regulatory CII family protein encodes MFDYRVSKHPHFDEACRAFAQRHNMAKLADRAGMNVQTLRNKLNPEQPHQLTAPEIWMLTDITEDSTLVDGFLAQIHCLPCVPLNEVASEKMPHYVLNATAEIGRVAASAVSGEHQTTTERRQVIESINSVTRLMALTAVSLHARLQYNPAMASAVDTVTGLSASFGLI; translated from the coding sequence ATGTTTGATTATCGCGTTTCCAAACATCCTCACTTTGATGAAGCCTGCCGCGCTTTCGCACAGCGTCACAATATGGCGAAGCTGGCAGACCGCGCAGGCATGAATGTCCAGACGCTGCGCAACAAATTGAACCCGGAGCAACCGCATCAACTTACGGCGCCAGAAATTTGGATGCTTACCGATATTACAGAGGATTCAACACTCGTTGACGGTTTCCTGGCTCAAATCCATTGCCTGCCATGTGTGCCGCTGAACGAAGTAGCCAGTGAGAAAATGCCTCATTACGTTTTGAATGCTACAGCAGAGATCGGTCGCGTTGCAGCAAGCGCTGTTTCTGGCGAACACCAGACAACAACGGAACGCCGCCAGGTTATCGAAAGCATCAATTCTGTTACTCGTTTGATGGCACTAACAGCTGTTTCCCTGCACGCGCGCTTACAGTACAACCCGGCAATGGCAAGTGCTGTTGATACTGTGACGGGCCTCAGCGCTTCGTTTGGTCTGATCTGA
- a CDS encoding phage filamentation protein Fil family protein, which yields MLNKEPSFASLLVKQSPAMHYSHGWIIGKDGKRWHPSRSQEELLAGLTTTKQVKPWLLKVLLRLFH from the coding sequence ATGCTGAATAAAGAACCTTCATTCGCTTCGCTACTGGTAAAGCAAAGCCCGGCAATGCACTACAGCCATGGCTGGATTATCGGGAAAGATGGCAAGCGCTGGCACCCGTCCCGCTCTCAGGAAGAACTACTGGCAGGGCTGACCACTACCAAACAGGTGAAACCATGGCTATTGAAGGTACTTCTGCGACTGTTCCACTAA
- a CDS encoding DUF5347 domain-containing protein has protein sequence MAIEGTSATVPLSPGQRLEGLNHIAELRASVFGLNIEPELERFIKDMRDRRDINHKQNERALAAIFFMAKIPAERHGVNIIDLTTDEKRELVKAMNHFRAVVSLFPKRLTMPN, from the coding sequence ATGGCTATTGAAGGTACTTCTGCGACTGTTCCACTAAGCCCGGGTCAACGGCTTGAAGGACTGAACCATATAGCTGAATTAAGGGCGAGTGTGTTTGGTCTGAATATTGAGCCAGAGCTTGAAAGGTTCATTAAAGATATGCGTGACCGTCGCGATATAAACCATAAACAAAATGAGCGCGCACTGGCTGCCATATTCTTTATGGCAAAAATTCCGGCAGAACGTCACGGCGTCAATATTATTGATCTGACTACTGACGAAAAACGGGAACTGGTTAAAGCAATGAATCATTTTCGTGCAGTGGTGAGCTTATTTCCCAAGCGGCTAACCATGCCGAATTAA
- a CDS encoding DUF2732 family protein, which translates to MQKELRKMFVAETDSLMAVIDIAKREERKGRALAVSIRLEALATHITNKGLNGVEAAELLRCEATRYENESQELH; encoded by the coding sequence ATGCAGAAAGAATTACGAAAAATGTTTGTAGCCGAAACCGATTCGCTTATGGCTGTGATCGATATTGCCAAACGTGAGGAGCGCAAAGGCCGCGCGCTCGCAGTTTCAATCCGCCTTGAGGCGCTGGCAACCCACATCACCAACAAAGGGTTAAACGGTGTTGAAGCAGCTGAACTTCTGCGCTGCGAAGCAACCCGCTACGAAAACGAATCTCAGGAGCTCCACTAA
- a CDS encoding TraR/DksA family transcriptional regulator — MADSMDLVQQRVEEERQRHIHTARNRAPGVSRVLCIECDAPIPPARRRAIPGVQCCVTCQEIAELKGKHYNGGVV, encoded by the coding sequence ATGGCTGACTCTATGGATCTCGTACAACAGCGCGTTGAAGAAGAACGCCAGCGCCACATCCACACTGCCCGCAACAGAGCGCCGGGCGTTTCCCGTGTGCTTTGCATCGAATGCGATGCGCCGATCCCTCCAGCTCGCCGCCGCGCTATTCCGGGCGTGCAGTGCTGTGTGACCTGTCAGGAAATCGCAGAGCTTAAAGGCAAGCACTACAACGGAGGCGTTGTATGA
- a CDS encoding DNA adenine methylase, protein MSTILKWAGNKTAIMSELKKHLPDGPRLVEPFAGSCAVMMATDYPHYLVADINPDLINLYREIATNASDFIERAKHLFKIFNSEDGYYDSRDSFNHDKDPEWRAPLFLFLNRHCYRGLCRYNKKGEFNAPYGNYKKPYFPENEIRAFAKKATRATFICASYVETLALLVPGDVIYCDPPYDGTFSGYHTAGFTEDDQYHLASILERRASEGHPVIVSNSDTFLTRSLYRNFTHNRINVKRSIGIAAGEGKTADELIAVLKPKVWAGFDPAGGPDYSVVHEVRA, encoded by the coding sequence ATGAGCACTATCCTGAAATGGGCGGGAAACAAAACCGCCATCATGTCCGAACTCAAAAAGCACCTCCCAGATGGCCCTCGACTGGTTGAACCTTTCGCAGGTTCCTGCGCTGTGATGATGGCAACAGACTATCCTCATTATCTTGTCGCGGATATTAACCCTGATTTAATAAATCTATATCGGGAGATAGCAACAAACGCATCAGATTTTATTGAGCGTGCCAAACATCTGTTTAAAATATTCAATAGTGAAGATGGTTATTATGATAGCCGGGATTCATTCAATCATGATAAAGACCCTGAATGGCGCGCGCCGCTGTTTTTATTCTTAAATCGCCACTGTTACCGTGGTCTTTGCCGTTATAACAAAAAGGGTGAGTTTAACGCCCCTTACGGTAATTATAAAAAACCGTATTTTCCTGAAAATGAAATACGCGCTTTTGCTAAAAAAGCTACCCGCGCCACGTTCATTTGCGCCAGCTATGTCGAAACTTTGGCATTATTAGTGCCTGGGGATGTTATTTATTGCGATCCGCCTTATGACGGTACTTTCAGTGGCTATCACACTGCCGGTTTTACTGAGGACGATCAGTATCATCTGGCCTCTATTCTTGAGCGCCGTGCATCAGAAGGCCATCCGGTCATCGTTTCGAACAGCGACACTTTCCTGACTCGTTCCCTGTATCGCAATTTCACTCATAACCGCATTAACGTAAAACGCAGCATTGGTATTGCTGCAGGCGAAGGGAAAACCGCAGACGAACTGATTGCTGTACTCAAACCGAAAGTATGGGCTGGCTTTGATCCAGCCGGCGGCCCTGATTACTCGGTCGTGCATGAGGTGCGCGCGTGA
- a CDS encoding replication endonuclease: protein MSHHEVEKHGGAEDSAAAFAWNVPTKAINPYMDPAEEAPVSALSNLITLYVADNEQEQLRREALSNEVWERYFYNESRDPVQREMEQDQLISRAKMAREQQKFNPDLVIVADVSAQPAHISKPLLERIKYFEGLGKPKAYSRYLRETIRPCLERLERVRTSQVSASFRFMASHDGLEGLLVLPEMNQEQVKRLSTLVAAHMSMCLDAACGELFTDENVTPEEIRRSWERVAAEAMRLDVIPPAFEQLRRKKHRRKPVPYELIPGSLARMLCADWWYRKLWQMRCEWREEQLRAVCLVNKKASPYVSYEAVIHKREQRRKSLEFFRSHELINEDGDTLDMEDVVNASNSNPAHRRNEMMACVKGLELIAEMRGDCAVFYTITCPSRFHATLNNGRPNPKWTSATVRQSSDYLVDTFAAFRKAMHKAGLRWYGVRVAEPHHDGTVHWHLLCFMRKKDRRSITAMLRKFAIREDREELGTNTGPRFKSELINPRKGTPTSYIAKYISKNIDGRGLAKEISKETGRSLRDSAEHVSAWASLHRVQQFRFFGIPGRQAYRELRLLACQAARVQGERKAGAPVLDNPRLDAVLAAADAGCFATYIMKQGGVLVPRKHHLVRTAYELNDEPSAYGDHGIRIYGIWSPIAEGKICTHAVKWKKVRKAVDVQEAEADQGACAPWTRGNNCPPVENLNQTGGEVPDITSMDEKVLQNYLHGMGKKERRELVARLRLVKPKRKKAYRQDISEQQRLQLEYELQSRGFDSSEYEVSLLLHGGSLPSGGGLRIFYQNGRLREDDKWRQYY from the coding sequence GTGAGTCATCACGAAGTTGAAAAGCACGGCGGTGCAGAAGATTCCGCCGCTGCTTTTGCCTGGAATGTACCTACAAAGGCGATTAACCCCTACATGGACCCGGCGGAAGAAGCGCCGGTTTCTGCGCTTTCAAACCTGATTACTCTCTATGTTGCGGATAACGAGCAGGAGCAGCTGCGCCGCGAGGCCCTGAGTAATGAGGTCTGGGAACGCTATTTCTACAATGAATCCCGTGATCCTGTTCAGCGAGAAATGGAGCAGGATCAGCTGATAAGCCGCGCCAAAATGGCCCGCGAGCAGCAGAAATTCAACCCCGATCTGGTCATCGTTGCTGACGTGAGCGCCCAACCGGCGCATATCAGTAAGCCGCTGCTTGAACGGATTAAATATTTCGAGGGCCTGGGCAAGCCGAAGGCATATTCCCGCTATCTGCGTGAAACCATCAGGCCGTGCCTTGAACGCCTGGAGCGCGTGCGTACCAGCCAGGTTTCTGCCTCGTTCCGTTTTATGGCAAGCCACGACGGGCTGGAGGGCCTGCTGGTCCTGCCGGAAATGAACCAGGAGCAGGTCAAGCGGTTATCTACCCTGGTGGCGGCACACATGAGCATGTGTCTGGATGCTGCCTGCGGTGAGCTGTTTACGGATGAAAACGTTACGCCGGAAGAGATCCGCCGGTCATGGGAAAGGGTGGCCGCTGAGGCCATGCGCCTTGATGTTATCCCGCCTGCTTTCGAACAGCTGCGCCGTAAAAAGCACCGCCGTAAGCCGGTCCCATACGAGCTTATTCCGGGCTCGCTTGCCCGTATGCTTTGCGCGGACTGGTGGTATCGCAAGCTGTGGCAGATGCGGTGTGAATGGCGGGAAGAACAGCTGCGCGCTGTCTGCCTGGTCAACAAAAAAGCGTCCCCGTATGTCAGCTATGAAGCCGTGATCCACAAACGCGAGCAGCGCCGCAAATCGCTGGAGTTCTTCCGCTCGCATGAGCTGATCAATGAAGACGGCGATACGCTGGACATGGAAGACGTGGTAAACGCCAGCAACAGCAACCCGGCACACCGCCGTAATGAAATGATGGCCTGTGTTAAGGGGCTGGAGCTGATCGCGGAAATGCGCGGAGACTGTGCGGTGTTTTATACCATCACCTGCCCGTCACGCTTCCACGCAACCCTTAACAACGGCAGACCTAATCCGAAGTGGACCAGTGCCACTGTCAGGCAAAGCAGTGACTATCTGGTTGATACATTCGCCGCTTTCCGCAAGGCCATGCACAAGGCCGGGCTGCGCTGGTATGGCGTCCGCGTGGCAGAGCCGCACCATGACGGCACCGTGCACTGGCATCTTCTGTGCTTCATGCGCAAAAAAGACCGCCGTTCCATCACTGCGATGCTGCGCAAGTTTGCCATCCGTGAAGACCGCGAGGAGCTGGGCACCAATACGGGGCCGCGCTTCAAGTCCGAGCTAATCAACCCGCGCAAGGGCACGCCGACCAGCTACATTGCCAAATACATCAGCAAGAACATTGACGGGCGGGGGCTGGCTAAAGAAATCAGCAAAGAAACCGGCAGATCACTGCGTGACAGCGCCGAGCATGTCAGCGCCTGGGCGTCACTGCATCGTGTCCAGCAGTTCCGTTTCTTTGGTATTCCGGGGCGTCAGGCATACCGAGAGCTGCGCTTGCTGGCTTGTCAGGCGGCGAGAGTGCAGGGTGAACGCAAAGCGGGCGCACCAGTACTGGATAACCCGCGTCTGGATGCGGTGCTGGCGGCAGCTGATGCGGGCTGCTTTGCCACCTACATCATGAAGCAGGGCGGTGTGCTGGTTCCCCGCAAACATCACCTTGTCCGCACAGCTTATGAGCTTAACGACGAACCGAGCGCCTACGGCGATCACGGTATCCGTATCTATGGTATCTGGTCCCCGATTGCAGAGGGCAAGATTTGCACGCACGCGGTGAAGTGGAAAAAGGTTCGCAAGGCCGTTGACGTTCAGGAGGCGGAAGCCGACCAGGGCGCTTGCGCCCCTTGGACTCGTGGCAATAACTGTCCCCCTGTTGAAAATTTGAACCAGACAGGGGGCGAAGTACCGGATATTACGTCCATGGATGAAAAGGTGCTGCAGAACTATCTGCACGGCATGGGCAAAAAGGAACGGCGTGAGCTGGTCGCCCGGCTCAGGCTGGTAAAACCGAAACGGAAAAAGGCTTACAGGCAGGATATTTCTGAGCAGCAGCGCCTGCAACTGGAGTATGAGCTGCAGTCCAGAGGGTTCGATAGCAGTGAGTACGAGGTGAGTTTACTTTTACACGGCGGCAGCCTTCCGTCAGGGGGAGGACTGCGGATATTTTACCAGAACGGGCGGCTGCGTGAGGATGACAAATGGCGCCAGTATTACTGA
- a CDS encoding DinI family protein yields MRIEIMIDKEQKISQATLEALESELYRNLRPLYPKTAIRIRKGSANGLELSGLKLDEDKKRVMEILQQVWEDDSWLH; encoded by the coding sequence ATGCGCATTGAAATAATGATCGATAAAGAGCAGAAGATAAGCCAGGCAACACTGGAAGCCCTTGAATCTGAGCTTTACCGAAATTTGCGCCCTCTCTATCCAAAAACGGCAATCCGCATACGTAAGGGAAGCGCTAACGGTCTGGAGCTGAGCGGTTTAAAACTGGACGAAGATAAAAAGCGGGTAATGGAGATTTTGCAGCAGGTCTGGGAGGACGACAGTTGGTTACACTGA
- a CDS encoding STAS-like domain-containing protein produces MNKIAYKLPEGDLASRNQAIPQRHKIEVFIKEGNSVDLDLSGVYSISESYSDEIFGVLVVKFGATKVLNQVKLRNASPSILKSIAKVIQRRSNEVASKKVHSVGFDGAYAVC; encoded by the coding sequence ATGAACAAAATCGCATACAAGTTACCCGAGGGTGACCTGGCTTCGCGCAATCAGGCTATCCCCCAGCGACACAAGATTGAAGTTTTTATTAAAGAGGGGAACTCAGTAGATTTGGATTTGAGCGGTGTTTATTCAATTTCCGAATCCTACTCTGATGAAATTTTTGGTGTGCTGGTTGTAAAATTCGGTGCTACCAAAGTCCTGAATCAGGTAAAGCTTAGAAACGCATCCCCTTCAATTCTAAAAAGTATTGCAAAGGTAATCCAACGTCGTAGTAATGAAGTTGCATCAAAGAAGGTGCATTCTGTTGGATTTGATGGCGCATATGCTGTTTGCTAA
- a CDS encoding phage portal protein, with the protein MANRKNRSKAPRGQTATDTANMVSNAHAEAFTFGDPIPVMDRRELFDYLECVQVDRWYEPPISMDGLARTYRAAVHHSSAIQVKRNILTSTFIPHRWLSKQAFSRFAQDFLVFGNAYLEKRMNRLGQIMELRASLAKYTRRGIDQDTYWFAQYGYNSQPYQFDEGSVFHLMEPDVNQELYGMPEYLSAIPSALLNESATLFRRKYYLNGSHAGFIMYMSDPAADQKDVDNIREALKKSKGPGNFRNLFMYSPNGKKDGIQIIPLSEVAAKDEFLNIKNVSRDDMLAAHRVPPQLMGIIPTNTGGFGDVEKAARVFVRNELMSLQKRMMEVNDWLDDEVISFEPYILDARD; encoded by the coding sequence ATGGCTAACCGCAAAAACCGCAGCAAGGCACCGCGCGGCCAGACCGCCACCGATACGGCCAACATGGTCAGTAATGCACATGCGGAGGCGTTTACGTTTGGCGATCCGATCCCCGTGATGGACCGCCGGGAGTTATTTGATTACCTGGAGTGCGTGCAGGTAGACCGCTGGTACGAACCACCGATCAGCATGGATGGCCTGGCGCGGACTTACCGCGCTGCCGTGCATCACTCCAGCGCTATTCAGGTAAAACGCAATATTCTTACCAGTACCTTCATCCCTCATCGCTGGCTGTCTAAACAAGCCTTTTCCCGGTTCGCCCAGGACTTTCTGGTATTCGGTAATGCCTACCTTGAAAAACGCATGAACCGGTTAGGGCAGATCATGGAGCTGCGCGCCTCGCTTGCCAAATATACCCGTCGTGGCATTGACCAGGACACCTACTGGTTTGCACAGTATGGCTACAACTCGCAGCCCTATCAGTTCGATGAGGGAAGCGTGTTTCATCTGATGGAACCCGACGTTAACCAGGAGCTTTACGGGATGCCGGAATACCTCTCCGCCATTCCCTCCGCCCTGCTGAATGAATCGGCCACGCTGTTTCGCCGTAAGTATTACCTAAACGGTAGCCATGCTGGTTTTATCATGTACATGAGCGACCCCGCCGCCGATCAGAAAGACGTGGACAACATACGCGAAGCGCTGAAAAAATCGAAAGGGCCAGGCAACTTCCGCAACCTGTTTATGTACAGCCCGAACGGCAAGAAAGACGGCATTCAGATCATCCCGCTGTCAGAAGTCGCCGCGAAAGATGAGTTTCTTAACATCAAGAATGTGAGCCGTGATGACATGCTGGCAGCTCATCGCGTGCCGCCGCAACTGATGGGGATTATTCCAACGAATACCGGCGGGTTCGGTGATGTCGAAAAAGCTGCGCGGGTGTTCGTACGTAATGAGCTGATGTCTTTACAGAAGCGGATGATGGAAGTTAACGACTGGCTGGATGATGAAGTGATTAGCTTCGAACCATATATCTTAGATGCTCGGGATTAG